Proteins encoded by one window of Halorubrum ruber:
- the rocF gene encoding arginase produces MDTVRIIGAPTDYGANRRGVDMGPSAIRYGGLADQLAGAGVDTVDAGDLLVPRAEERDPDADAPSEGKAKFLRETADVCRRLGDEVAATLDDGEVPLALGGDHSIAIGSLSGSARDADIGAVWFDAHADLNTPATTPSGNVHGMPLAAALGIDEFADTEWANAAGLSPENVALVGLRSVDEAEAELIKERGFAAYTMSDIDERGITEVTEEALSVAADGVDGIHVSLDLDWLDPNAAPGVGTPVRGGVTYREAHSAMEIVDETDALRSMEIVEVNPTLDQHNETAELATELAASAFGKRVL; encoded by the coding sequence ATGGACACGGTCAGGATCATCGGCGCGCCGACCGACTACGGGGCGAACCGACGCGGGGTCGACATGGGACCGTCGGCGATCCGGTACGGCGGGCTCGCCGACCAGCTCGCCGGCGCGGGCGTCGACACCGTCGACGCGGGCGACCTCCTCGTCCCGCGGGCGGAGGAGCGCGACCCGGACGCGGACGCGCCCAGCGAAGGGAAAGCGAAGTTCCTCCGCGAGACGGCCGACGTCTGCCGCCGGCTCGGCGACGAGGTCGCCGCGACGCTCGACGACGGCGAGGTGCCGCTCGCGCTCGGCGGCGACCACTCCATCGCGATCGGGAGCCTCTCGGGGTCCGCGCGCGACGCCGACATCGGTGCCGTCTGGTTCGACGCGCACGCCGACCTCAACACCCCCGCGACGACCCCCTCGGGCAACGTCCACGGGATGCCGCTGGCGGCCGCGCTCGGGATCGACGAGTTCGCGGACACCGAGTGGGCGAACGCGGCGGGGCTCTCGCCGGAGAACGTCGCCCTCGTCGGACTCCGGTCGGTCGACGAGGCGGAGGCGGAGCTCATCAAAGAGCGCGGCTTCGCGGCGTACACGATGTCCGACATCGACGAGCGGGGGATCACCGAGGTCACGGAGGAGGCGCTGTCGGTCGCCGCGGACGGCGTCGACGGGATCCACGTCAGCCTCGATCTCGACTGGCTCGACCCCAACGCCGCGCCCGGCGTCGGGACGCCTGTCCGCGGCGGGGTCACCTACCGCGAGGCCCACAGCGCGATGGAGATCGTCGACGAGACCGACGCGCTCCGCTCGATGGAGATCGTCGAGGTGAACCCGACGCTGGACCAGCACAACGAGACGGCCGAGCTGGCGACGGAGCTGGCGGCGAGCGCGTTCGGGAAGCGGGTCTTGTGA
- a CDS encoding RNA-guided endonuclease InsQ/TnpB family protein, with the protein MEHSHRYHAYPTQEVAAGLEHHLDVHRQLYNHVRWDYEQAPEDNKPSEYDQNNKLPDWKRKWPVFSKLHSKAAQATVARFYRNLSNLRKKKEKGYNVGRLKRQAPTDYQSVTYNQSGFDLDEKRGQDRFAYVRFSKIGWVKIRYHRPIPDHATIKEVTFKKETTGEWFVSFGLETDDADLPEKPDVESLDASNSVGIDLGILNYIHTSDGKTVDWLDLEDDYERLGREQRKLSRKEKGSNSYEKQRVEVAKVKRRIRRKVLDYQHKITTWLVREYDAVFVEDLNVKGMLEQSHNTRNKRDAAWRQFITLLEYKAELYGCHVVQVEARGTTKECASCGVETAKPIWVREHSCPSCGFETDRDANAAMNVLQRGFSELGLGWPEDTPVETVTATDTTHFESVSASHVVETGSLGA; encoded by the coding sequence ATGGAACACAGTCACCGCTACCACGCTTACCCGACACAAGAGGTAGCGGCTGGACTGGAACACCATCTGGATGTTCATCGTCAGCTCTACAACCACGTCCGCTGGGACTACGAACAAGCCCCGGAGGACAATAAGCCGAGTGAGTACGACCAGAACAACAAACTTCCCGACTGGAAGCGAAAGTGGCCCGTCTTCAGTAAACTACACTCGAAGGCCGCCCAAGCCACCGTCGCACGCTTCTATCGGAACCTCTCGAACCTTCGCAAAAAGAAAGAGAAGGGATACAACGTTGGTCGGCTCAAACGGCAAGCACCCACCGATTATCAAAGCGTGACGTACAACCAGTCTGGTTTCGACCTCGATGAAAAGAGGGGCCAAGACAGGTTCGCTTACGTCCGTTTCAGCAAAATCGGTTGGGTGAAGATTCGTTACCACCGCCCGATTCCCGACCACGCCACGATCAAAGAGGTCACGTTCAAGAAGGAGACGACTGGCGAGTGGTTCGTCTCTTTCGGCCTCGAAACCGACGACGCCGATCTCCCCGAGAAACCCGACGTGGAATCGCTGGACGCGAGCAACAGCGTCGGTATCGACCTCGGAATCCTCAACTACATCCACACCAGCGACGGCAAAACCGTGGATTGGCTCGACCTCGAAGACGACTACGAGCGACTCGGACGCGAACAGCGTAAGTTATCCCGGAAGGAGAAGGGGTCGAACAGCTACGAGAAACAACGAGTTGAAGTTGCCAAAGTCAAGCGTCGGATTCGTCGGAAAGTGCTGGACTACCAGCACAAGATAACGACATGGCTCGTCCGCGAGTACGACGCTGTATTCGTCGAAGACCTGAACGTGAAGGGGATGCTTGAACAGTCGCACAACACTCGAAACAAGCGGGATGCGGCGTGGCGACAGTTCATCACCCTGCTCGAATACAAAGCCGAGTTGTACGGCTGTCACGTCGTTCAAGTCGAAGCCAGAGGCACGACCAAAGAGTGCGCGTCGTGCGGTGTGGAGACAGCGAAACCCATCTGGGTCAGAGAACACTCCTGTCCGTCGTGTGGATTTGAGACGGACAGGGACGCGAATGCGGCGATGAACGTCTTACAGAGAGGCTTTTCTGAATTAGGGCTGGGATGGCCCGAAGACACGCCCGTGGAGACTGTGACCGCTACGGACACGACTCACTTCGAGTCCGTGTCTGCAAGTCACGTCGTGGAAACGGGAAGCCTCGGGGCTTGA
- a CDS encoding DUF7565 family protein, whose amino-acid sequence MAPRWTCGIGDCDAAFDDVEAAIVHQTNEHQRHECKVCGTIVPDGYFAIRHAFDEHTRAEFVRAYDADSAAVRRREEIKGEIESAADLQRVVEELDRGV is encoded by the coding sequence ATGGCCCCTCGCTGGACGTGCGGCATCGGCGACTGCGACGCCGCCTTCGACGACGTGGAGGCGGCGATCGTCCACCAGACGAACGAGCATCAGCGCCACGAGTGCAAGGTCTGCGGCACGATCGTCCCGGACGGCTACTTCGCGATCCGCCACGCGTTCGACGAGCACACCCGCGCCGAGTTCGTCCGCGCGTACGACGCCGACTCGGCGGCGGTCCGCCGCCGCGAGGAGATCAAAGGCGAGATCGAGTCGGCAGCCGACCTCCAGCGGGTCGTCGAGGAGCTCGACCGGGGCGTCTGA
- a CDS encoding PHP-associated domain-containing protein translates to MRRRDDRATVTRPQTRVDAHVKVLDDEVVARAKDRGIDALVYAPHFTRLPTIRERAARYTDDELTVVPAREVFTGDWGNRRHLLVLGLSDPVPDYITFEGAMAEFERQDAAVLVPHPGFATISLTRPEVDAHAARLDAIETYNTKLLPHQNSRARRTAEETGCAGFGSSYAHLPGTVGEAWTAFEGDLDDEEAVVDAFRERRPRTVIHRGGAGHQLRGLVEFAHLAYENTWAKLDRMFLSGNEPTLPSNVAYEGRFDDVSVYE, encoded by the coding sequence TTGCGCCGCCGCGACGACCGTGCGACCGTGACCCGACCGCAAACGCGCGTCGACGCCCACGTCAAGGTGCTCGACGACGAGGTCGTCGCCCGCGCGAAAGATCGCGGGATCGACGCGCTCGTGTACGCGCCGCACTTCACGCGCCTGCCGACGATCCGCGAGCGCGCAGCGCGGTACACCGACGACGAGCTGACCGTCGTCCCCGCCCGCGAGGTGTTCACCGGCGACTGGGGGAACCGGCGCCACCTCCTCGTGCTCGGACTCTCCGACCCGGTCCCCGACTACATCACCTTCGAGGGCGCGATGGCCGAGTTCGAGCGGCAGGACGCGGCGGTCCTCGTCCCGCATCCCGGCTTCGCCACCATCTCGCTCACGCGCCCCGAGGTCGACGCGCACGCCGCACGGCTCGACGCGATCGAGACGTACAACACGAAGCTGCTCCCCCACCAAAACTCGCGCGCCCGCCGGACCGCGGAAGAGACCGGCTGCGCCGGGTTCGGATCGTCGTACGCCCACCTCCCCGGCACGGTCGGCGAGGCGTGGACCGCCTTCGAGGGCGACCTCGACGACGAGGAGGCGGTCGTCGACGCGTTCCGCGAGCGCCGCCCCCGGACGGTGATCCACCGCGGCGGCGCCGGCCACCAGCTCCGCGGGCTCGTGGAGTTCGCGCACCTCGCTTACGAGAACACGTGGGCGAAGCTCGACCGGATGTTCCTCTCGGGCAACGAGCCCACCCTCCCGTCGAACGTCGCCTACGAGGGCCGGTTCGACGACGTGAGCGTCTACGAGTAG
- a CDS encoding glutathione S-transferase family protein, translating to MNQLVNGEWRTDTYEATDEDGSFQRGETTFRNWVAGSDVPDHVDAEPDERFQPEAGRYHLYVSYACPWAHRTLLARSLLGLEDAISVSVVDPYRGEDGWQFTPEKAGCTRDHLHDSDYLRELYVEADPDATCRVTVPVLWDTEEETIVNNESREILRTLSTAFADLGNGVSLLPDADDDATVADVDEVITDIYEPINNGVYRAGFATSQSAYDEAIDDLFGALDAYDDRLADQRYLVGDSLTEADICMFTTLVRFDQVYHTHFMCNRQFIHQYDNLWPYLRDLYQTEGVAETVNMAHIKEHYYTTHPDVTPSGIIARGPDLDFEADHDREQLGGEAPTPTADD from the coding sequence ATGAATCAGCTCGTGAACGGCGAGTGGCGGACGGACACCTACGAGGCGACGGACGAGGACGGCTCGTTCCAGCGCGGCGAGACGACCTTCCGGAACTGGGTCGCGGGCAGCGACGTGCCCGACCACGTCGACGCGGAGCCGGACGAGCGCTTCCAGCCGGAGGCCGGCCGGTACCACCTGTACGTCTCGTACGCCTGCCCGTGGGCGCACCGCACGCTGCTCGCGCGGTCGCTGCTCGGCCTCGAAGACGCGATCAGCGTCTCGGTCGTCGACCCCTACCGCGGCGAGGACGGCTGGCAGTTCACCCCCGAGAAGGCGGGCTGTACCCGCGATCACCTCCACGACAGCGACTACCTCCGGGAGCTGTACGTGGAGGCCGACCCGGACGCCACCTGTCGGGTGACCGTCCCCGTGCTGTGGGACACCGAGGAGGAGACCATCGTCAACAACGAGTCGCGCGAGATCCTCCGAACCCTCTCGACCGCGTTCGCCGACCTCGGTAACGGCGTCTCGCTGCTTCCGGACGCGGACGATGACGCGACCGTCGCGGACGTCGACGAGGTTATCACGGACATCTACGAGCCGATCAACAACGGCGTCTACCGCGCCGGCTTCGCCACCTCGCAGAGCGCCTACGACGAGGCGATCGACGACCTGTTCGGCGCGCTCGACGCCTACGACGACCGGCTCGCCGATCAGCGCTACCTCGTCGGCGATTCACTCACCGAGGCGGACATCTGTATGTTCACCACGCTGGTCCGCTTCGATCAGGTGTACCACACCCACTTCATGTGCAACCGGCAGTTCATCCACCAGTACGACAACCTCTGGCCGTACCTGCGCGACCTCTACCAGACCGAGGGCGTCGCGGAGACGGTGAACATGGCCCACATCAAGGAACACTACTACACCACGCACCCGGACGTGACTCCCTCGGGGATCATCGCGCGCGGCCCCGACCTCGACTTCGAGGCCGACCACGACCGCGAGCAGCTCGGCGGCGAGGCGCCGACCCCGACCGCGGACGACTGA
- a CDS encoding sugar ABC transporter permease, which yields MSVLRSFAALVAAKLVAFATAPKRFVVTVQRAIYDLRTGKRTPWDVSKSVLMTLFGFAMVLVLLFPLFWIFTASLAEGTRLFTTSGIFPDPSTYNLGAYRWVVFESDFFFVDGDWGYPQLVLGGSGGLVSFRWAGTETGPGAVFNSLYIVSVTLAAGFGMIVPAAYAFSRRKFVGRKRILYGYVLFTQIGAGLSIATLVALYSLFSSYGLTNNLFVLGLFYAASAIPFNTWLLKTYMDNIPVSYEEAAMVDGASFLDTIREVILPLTKPGLAVVLIFVWLAGWNEFIIAQTLLRPENYPLSVELYNIATEGRFSTPWTRFAAFANLFALPVAIVYFAAQRSVEDGLSFGGMEG from the coding sequence ATGAGCGTGCTCCGCTCGTTCGCGGCGCTCGTCGCCGCCAAGCTGGTCGCGTTCGCGACCGCGCCGAAGCGGTTCGTCGTCACGGTCCAGCGGGCGATCTACGACCTCCGCACGGGCAAGCGCACCCCGTGGGACGTCTCGAAGAGCGTCCTGATGACGCTGTTCGGGTTCGCGATGGTGTTGGTGCTTTTGTTCCCGCTGTTCTGGATCTTCACCGCGTCGCTGGCGGAGGGGACGCGGCTGTTCACCACCAGCGGCATCTTCCCGGACCCGTCGACGTACAACCTCGGCGCGTACCGGTGGGTGGTGTTCGAGTCCGACTTCTTCTTCGTCGACGGCGACTGGGGGTACCCCCAGCTCGTCCTCGGCGGGAGCGGCGGGCTGGTCAGCTTCCGGTGGGCCGGCACCGAGACCGGCCCGGGCGCGGTGTTCAACAGTCTCTACATCGTTAGCGTGACGCTCGCGGCCGGGTTCGGGATGATCGTCCCGGCGGCGTACGCGTTCTCGCGCCGGAAGTTCGTCGGCCGCAAACGCATCCTCTACGGCTACGTCCTCTTCACGCAGATCGGCGCCGGGCTGTCGATCGCGACGCTCGTGGCGCTGTACTCGCTGTTCAGCAGCTACGGGCTCACGAACAACCTGTTCGTCCTCGGGCTGTTCTACGCCGCGTCGGCGATCCCGTTCAACACGTGGCTGCTGAAGACGTACATGGACAACATCCCCGTCTCCTACGAGGAGGCGGCGATGGTCGACGGCGCGAGCTTCCTCGACACGATCCGGGAGGTCATCCTCCCGCTGACGAAGCCGGGGCTCGCCGTCGTGCTCATCTTCGTCTGGCTCGCCGGCTGGAACGAGTTCATCATCGCGCAGACGCTGCTGCGCCCCGAGAACTACCCGCTCTCGGTGGAGCTGTACAACATCGCGACCGAGGGCCGGTTCTCGACGCCGTGGACGCGGTTCGCGGCGTTCGCGAACCTGTTCGCGCTGCCGGTCGCGATCGTCTACTTCGCGGCCCAGCGCTCCGTCGAGGACGGCCTCTCGTTCGGCGGGATGGAGGGGTAA
- a CDS encoding carbohydrate ABC transporter permease: MASSQLDAGDGLSRLRSALPFSGRDWGLLLVIPGVVLFSSFMLYPIVYLFYISLTDATFAGSVIGGGAELIGLENYVQLLGDPQFWSSMSTTWLFVAVSLVVKVFVAVGIALLLNHARVVGKRYMRAAVIVPLGFPGIFTITVWRGMFSDARFGVFNTLLGRYNDVMSSLSAPQVLLFDVPIGFLSGRWEAFFAYVTTEVWLAYPFMVIIIVSALQDVPKSLHEAAMVDGAGWLQRFRTVTLPAIKGPVLFASILTAATSFQQFLIPWVFNQGGPARKNELIIVYGYREAISFNEFGLSAAILIVAIAFVGLFMLVAVRYGGLAEGVGEE; this comes from the coding sequence ATGGCCTCTTCACAACTCGACGCCGGCGACGGGCTCTCGCGGCTCCGGTCAGCGCTGCCGTTCTCCGGCCGCGACTGGGGACTGCTGCTCGTCATCCCCGGCGTGGTCCTCTTCTCGAGTTTCATGCTGTACCCGATCGTCTACCTGTTTTACATCTCGCTGACCGACGCGACGTTCGCCGGGTCGGTGATCGGCGGCGGCGCCGAGCTGATCGGACTCGAGAACTACGTACAGCTGCTCGGAGACCCGCAGTTCTGGTCGTCGATGTCGACGACGTGGCTCTTCGTCGCCGTCTCGCTCGTGGTCAAGGTGTTCGTTGCCGTCGGCATCGCGCTCCTCTTGAACCACGCCCGGGTCGTCGGGAAACGCTACATGCGCGCCGCGGTGATCGTCCCGCTGGGGTTCCCCGGCATCTTCACGATCACCGTCTGGCGCGGAATGTTCAGCGACGCCCGGTTCGGCGTGTTCAACACGCTGCTCGGCCGCTACAACGACGTTATGTCGTCGCTGTCCGCACCCCAGGTCCTGCTGTTCGACGTGCCGATCGGCTTCCTCAGCGGCCGCTGGGAGGCGTTCTTCGCGTACGTCACCACGGAGGTGTGGCTCGCGTACCCGTTCATGGTGATCATCATCGTGAGCGCCTTACAGGACGTGCCGAAGTCGCTCCACGAGGCCGCGATGGTCGACGGCGCCGGGTGGCTCCAGCGGTTCCGGACCGTCACCCTCCCGGCGATCAAGGGGCCGGTGCTGTTCGCCTCGATCCTCACGGCCGCGACGTCGTTCCAGCAGTTCCTGATCCCGTGGGTGTTCAACCAGGGCGGCCCGGCCAGAAAGAACGAGCTGATAATCGTGTACGGCTACCGCGAGGCGATCAGCTTCAACGAGTTCGGGCTCTCCGCGGCGATCCTCATCGTCGCCATCGCCTTCGTCGGACTCTTCATGCTCGTCGCCGTGCGCTACGGCGGCCTCGCAGAGGGGGTGGGTGAGGAATGA
- a CDS encoding extracellular solute-binding protein: protein MNEKRRTLLKAMGGTTALAGLAGCISTGGDGGDGGDGSDGSDGSDGGDGESGGTATLWTDLSDGEDEAMSSYIDEYESESSNTIEKNEPGGELDQQLETAIPSGEGPDSWIWAHDWIGRFAVREEPPFLYDASDDVDTSLDVFTETAQEAVQFDGALHGLPFASETVALFYNEDMVDEPPETFEEMLSVMDEYHDPENGEYGLSYPVTDPYFASGFIQAYGGDIFDTESLENDLDSEECKQGMDALEQLFDYVPADPGYESQIVAFADGAAPFAINGPWEIANLGEEIENLGVTTLPTVDGNNPRTYSGIQTFYFSAMLSDADQSAVDAATGLAEWYTTNEEVIETNAEEQGYIPVLSSVVEDGDLSADVQAFAQQVDHGVPIPTHPNMNAVWTPLTEALTRVFNGNQESGPALDQAASEIRENQ, encoded by the coding sequence ATGAACGAGAAACGTAGAACGCTGCTCAAGGCGATGGGGGGAACGACTGCGCTCGCGGGCCTCGCGGGCTGTATCAGCACCGGCGGCGACGGCGGTGACGGCGGTGACGGCTCCGACGGAAGCGACGGTTCTGACGGCGGCGACGGCGAGAGCGGCGGCACCGCGACGCTGTGGACCGACCTCTCGGACGGCGAAGACGAGGCCATGTCTTCGTACATCGACGAGTACGAGTCCGAGAGCTCCAACACGATCGAGAAGAACGAGCCGGGCGGCGAGCTCGACCAGCAGCTCGAGACCGCCATCCCGTCGGGAGAGGGCCCCGACTCGTGGATCTGGGCGCACGACTGGATCGGCCGGTTCGCGGTCCGCGAGGAGCCGCCGTTCCTCTACGACGCGAGCGACGACGTCGACACCTCGCTCGACGTGTTCACCGAGACGGCCCAGGAGGCGGTTCAGTTCGACGGCGCGCTCCACGGGCTCCCGTTCGCCTCGGAGACGGTCGCGCTGTTCTACAACGAGGACATGGTCGACGAGCCGCCCGAGACGTTCGAGGAGATGCTCTCGGTGATGGACGAGTACCACGACCCCGAGAACGGCGAGTACGGACTCTCGTACCCCGTGACGGACCCCTACTTCGCCAGCGGGTTCATTCAGGCGTACGGCGGCGACATCTTCGACACGGAGAGCCTCGAGAACGACCTCGACAGCGAGGAATGTAAGCAGGGGATGGACGCGCTCGAACAGCTGTTCGACTACGTGCCGGCCGACCCCGGCTACGAGTCGCAGATCGTCGCGTTCGCCGACGGCGCCGCGCCGTTCGCGATCAACGGGCCGTGGGAGATCGCGAACCTCGGCGAGGAGATCGAGAACCTCGGCGTCACGACCCTGCCCACCGTCGACGGCAACAACCCCCGGACGTACTCCGGGATCCAGACGTTCTACTTCAGCGCGATGCTGTCCGACGCCGACCAGAGCGCGGTCGACGCCGCGACGGGCCTCGCCGAGTGGTACACCACGAACGAGGAGGTCATCGAGACCAACGCCGAGGAGCAGGGGTACATCCCCGTCCTCTCCTCCGTCGTGGAGGACGGCGACCTCTCCGCCGACGTTCAGGCGTTCGCCCAGCAGGTCGACCACGGCGTCCCCATCCCGACCCACCCGAACATGAACGCCGTCTGGACGCCGCTGACCGAGGCGCTGACCCGCGTCTTCAACGGCAACCAGGAGAGCGGGCCGGCCCTCGACCAGGCCGCATCGGAGATCCGGGAGAACCAGTAG
- a CDS encoding ABC transporter ATP-binding protein has product MARVTLDTLRKEFDRGTIVAVDDLDLEIDDGEFVTVVGPSGCGKTTTLRMVAGLEEPTSGTVHFDDEDVTDIHAKERPVAMVFQNYALYPHKTVRENMAFGLKMSTDMTTEERHERVREMAEMMGIEGLLDDKPDELSGGQKQRVALGRAIAREPEVFLFDEPLSNLDAKLRTEMRAEIQKLQKEFGVTAMYVTHDQEEAMTMGDRLAILNDGELQQVGEPTEVYQNPVNKFVAGFIGSPSMNFLDVDVETDGTSATIRDESSGLAFALSRDYVAGHDLESGPYTLGIRPENIGIVEDPTGEETLTATVEVVEPIGSDNYVHLDVNDDFLARAPANVQPEAGDEVGVVFEEADLHLFDAETGEDVFLSDEEIAAAVA; this is encoded by the coding sequence ATGGCACGCGTCACGCTCGATACGCTCCGGAAGGAGTTCGACCGAGGAACGATCGTCGCCGTCGACGACCTCGACTTGGAGATCGACGACGGCGAGTTCGTGACCGTGGTCGGGCCGTCGGGGTGCGGGAAGACGACCACGCTTCGGATGGTGGCGGGGCTCGAAGAGCCGACGTCCGGAACCGTTCACTTCGACGACGAGGACGTCACCGACATCCACGCGAAGGAGCGTCCCGTCGCGATGGTGTTCCAGAACTACGCCTTATACCCCCACAAGACGGTCCGCGAGAACATGGCGTTCGGGCTCAAGATGAGCACCGACATGACGACCGAGGAGCGGCACGAGCGCGTCCGCGAGATGGCCGAGATGATGGGCATCGAAGGCCTCCTCGACGACAAGCCCGACGAGCTCTCCGGCGGACAGAAACAGCGCGTCGCGCTCGGCCGGGCCATCGCGCGCGAGCCCGAGGTGTTCCTCTTCGACGAGCCGCTCTCGAACCTCGACGCGAAGCTCCGCACCGAGATGCGCGCCGAGATCCAGAAGCTCCAGAAGGAGTTCGGCGTCACCGCGATGTACGTCACCCACGACCAGGAGGAGGCGATGACGATGGGCGACCGCCTCGCCATCCTGAACGACGGCGAGCTCCAGCAGGTCGGCGAACCCACCGAGGTGTACCAGAACCCCGTGAACAAGTTCGTCGCCGGCTTCATCGGTTCGCCGTCGATGAACTTCCTCGACGTTGACGTGGAGACGGACGGGACGTCGGCGACGATCCGCGACGAGTCCTCGGGGCTCGCGTTCGCGCTCAGCCGCGACTACGTCGCCGGTCACGACCTCGAAAGCGGCCCGTACACGCTCGGGATCCGCCCCGAGAACATCGGGATCGTCGAGGATCCGACTGGCGAGGAGACGCTGACCGCGACCGTCGAAGTCGTCGAGCCGATCGGCTCCGACAACTACGTCCACCTTGACGTGAACGACGACTTCCTCGCGCGAGCGCCCGCGAACGTCCAGCCCGAGGCGGGCGACGAGGTCGGCGTCGTCTTCGAGGAGGCGGACCTCCACCTGTTCGACGCGGAGACCGGCGAGGACGTGTTCCTCTCCGACGAGGAGATCGCGGCCGCAGTCGCTTAA